The Pleomorphomonas sp. T1.2MG-36 genomic sequence GCAAGGCCTGGAAACGAAAGGGGCGGGGAGCGTCCTATCCACCCCACGGCCGCCGCACGGGCCGCCCGGTGGGGTCGGATCGGCGCTCCGGGACGGTGTGAAGCATCGTCCGTTCGGCCCTTGCGCAACTCCGGCCGGATGATCGCCAGCCCATGCTCCAACCTCTCTATCAAACCCGTTCCGATCTTCTCGACCTGGAGGCCGCCGTCATCGACGCGCGGCCCGGCATGGTGCTGCTCGGCGACACCATCGCCTTTCCCGGCGGCGGCGGCCAGTTGCCCGACCGGGCGCGGCTCCGCTGGGGCGGCGGCGAGGCGGCGGTCACCGGCGTGACGGCGGATGCGCGCGGCTGGTGGCACGCCTTCGAGGGCGAGGCGGAGGTGGCCGGTCCGGTGCGCCTGTCGGTCGACGCCGGCTTTCGGCACCTGATGGCCGAGCTGCACACCCTGGCCCACATTGCCAACAGCATCGTCTACCGGGCCTTCGACGGCGCGCTGCTGACGGGCGCGCAGCTGTCCGCCGACGCCACCTTCCGGCTGGATTTCGATCTGCCCGCCTCGGATGTCGAGCGGCTGCGCGCCCTCTCCGGCCCGATCAACGAGGTGATCCGGGCCGACCTGCCGATCCGCGCCTTTCAGATGCCGTGGGACGACGCCAACGCGGTGCCCGGCCTCTTCCGCAGCCGGGCCGTATCGCCACCCCGCCAGGCCGGCGGCAACGTGCGCATCGTCGAGATCGGCGACATCGACCGGCAGGGATGCGGCGGCACGCACCTCACATCGACCGGCGAGGCGAGGCCGGTGCGCATTCTCAAGGTGGACAACAAGGGCCGGCAGAACCGGCGCATCCGGGTGGGGTTCGAGGGGTGATCCGCCCCGGTCGCTCACCCGGGCGGGGCAGATCTTTCGCGCGGGGGCTGCGTCAGAGCCTGACTTGAAATTCGCTGGGGCGAGGCAGATGGCGATGATTTCGAGAACCGGAGCGGAGCGAACATGGAGCAACTCCAGCAAAAGTGGAAACCGGTTTTGCGTCCGGAGTTGCGTTGAGCAAGAGGTAGGGCATTGGCGGTGAACCGCCAATGCCCAGGGGTTCGTGAGCACCGGAAGCGCAGAAATCGAAGCCAAGGCATTCGTCCGAAAAGTTGCAGACTTTTCGGATCAGGCGAATGCCAGTGATGCCCGGCCCAGTAGAGTTTCGGGTCAGGCTCTCAGAGGAAGGCCGAAGCGTTCCTCTTAGCCCACTCGGCGAAGGAGGCCGGCGGCTGGCCGGTTATGGCCCTGACGGCGTCGGTGACGGGGTCGGGGTGGCGCTCGGCATCGGCCAGCGCCGTCAGCTTCAGATCGATGTACTCGGGCGCGAGAAAGCCGGCGAGCATCGTCCGCATCGCCTCGGGCGTGATGGCCTCAAAGGCGATGGGGCGGCCGAGCGCGGCGCCCAGGATGTCGACCTGCCGCAGCTGGGTGAGGCTCTCCGGCCCGGTGAGGATCGGGGCTTCGCCGATAAGAGCGCGTCCGGCGAACTCAGGTTCGCCAACGTGCTCCATTTCTTTGTCTTCACGCAACTCCGGACGCAAAACCGGTACCCACTTTTGCTGGCGTTGCTTTAGCTTGCCGGATGTCAGCGCCACCGCCGCCACGCGGGCGATGTCGCGCGGGTCGATCAGGCTTTGGCTGGCATGGGGAAAGGGCGATCGCACCACGCCAGTGGCGCGTATCTGCTCCTTCCAGAACAGGGCGTTGGAGGCGAAGGCGACCGGGCGCAGGAAGGTCCAGTCGAGGCGGGATTGCTCGATGGCGATCTCGACCTCGCGGTGGCGCCGGCAGTTGAAGTCGGTCATGTCGCCGCTGGCGGCGTCGGCCGACGACAGCAGAACCAGTCTGCGGACGCCGGCCGCCTCCATCTGGTCGACCAGGAGCCGCGCCGTCCCCGGCGTCGCATAGGTGAACACCGCCTCGACCCCGTCCAAGGCCGACCGCAGGGCCGAAGCGTCGGTCAAATCGACGGTCGCGCTTTCGACGCCGGGCGGAAATGCCGAGGGACGCCGGCTGGTGGCGCGAACGGCGTGTCCGCCGGAGGCGAGGGCTTCAACGACATGGGAACCGACCCGACCGGTTCCGCCAATCACCAAGATGGTCATCTACGTGTCCTATCCGTTGGAGTTGCGGACACGGATCGTTTGGACCGTCCTGACAGCCACAACCGACCACGACCGGGATCCCCCGGTGTGTCCGGCCATGGCCAAGAGCGAAACGCTCAAGCGTGACTGTCTCAAGGGTGCCCGATCGGCTTGATCCCCAGGGGGATCGGGTGCAAGCGGGCCGAGACCGCAGGTTGTCACCGTACCTGCATCGCTGTCTTTTCTGGCAGCAAAAGGTGTCGCGCCGGGTGGTGGAGTTGTCAAGCTGGGAGAGCGGGGCAGGCGGCGCCGGAGGCGAGTTGCTGTCGGTGGGTTGCTAGGGCGCGCCGTTCGGGAGCGGGGAGGCCCAGCCGCAATCGGCGATGATCCCGGCGGCGGTATCGGCAAGAGAGCGCTCGGGGCCGATGATCGTTTCCTCGACCCCCGCCAGCCGGTCGTCCTCCCGCCACCACCGGCGCATCTCGCGCTCGCCGAAATCGCTGGCGTTCGGCTTCGTCCGGTGCCTGTCGAGGGTCTCCTGGAAGGGAATTTCGTAGCGGTAGCAGCGCGTGATGCCGAGGTGGTCGGCCACCAGCCGGCGCAGCATGTCGCCGTAGATATCGTCGCGCAGGATGCCCTCGACGATCGCGTGGAGCCCGCGATCGAGCGCGAAGCGGGTTGAGAGCTCGATATAGTCGGCGGCCAGCGACGGCTTGCTGTCGGGCAGGTGCAGGATGTCCCGCCGGAGCACGTCCTGCCCGATGATGGCGATCCCGCGCGGACGGGCGGCGCGGATGGCCGCTGCCAGGGCGGACTTGCCGCTGCCCGAGTTGCCGCGAATGACGATAAGTCGCGTCTGGTCGTTGCCCATCATGTCGCCATCGCCCCCGCCATAGCCAACACCCGTTCGGCGCATCCGGCAATGCCGGGGGCGCGAAGGGGCCTTCCTCACCCCATCATCCCCGGCAATCCCGCCGCCAACGCGTCGATGGCGAGGCGCGTCTTCAGCGGCAGGTGCGGGGTTTTCAGCCAGAGGGCGTAGGTGGGGTAGAGGTGGGGCGGCTGGTGGGAGAGGAGGGGCACCAGCGCGCCCTCATGGATGCGGTCGGCGATCAGCCAGGATGGGAGCCAGGCGAGGCCCATGCCGGCCGTGGCGGCGTCGGCGATGGCGGCGAGGTCGTCGAGCTTCAGGCGGCTCTGCGGCAAGATTTCCAGCGGCGGCTCGCCCTCGCGCGGGAACAGCCAGGGCTGGAGGCGGAAGCCGGCGCGGCGATAGAGAATGGCACGATGGCCGCCGAGGTCGTCGATGCCGGACGGCTCCCCGTGCGCCTTGAGATAGGCCGGCGCGGCGCAGACCAGCATGCGCTGGTGGGCCAGCCGGCGCCCCACCACGCCGGAGAGATCGCCGAGGTCGCCGGTGCGGATGGCGAGGTCGTAGCCGTCCTCGGCCAGATCGGCGAAGCGGTCGCCGAGCGACAGTTCCAGCTCCAGCGCCGGATGCCGGCGCTGAAACTCGGTCAGGATGGGCAGCACGCAGTAGCGGCCGAAATGCGTCGGCATGGTCACGCGCAGCCGGCCGCGCGGCTCGCTGGCGTGATCGGCGGCCAAGGCGTCGGCGGCCTCCGCCTCGGCGAGCACCACGCGGCAGCGCTCGTAATAGGCGCGTCCGGGATCGGTGAGGCTCTGGCGGCGGGTGGTGCGGTTGAGAAGGCGCGCGCCCAGGCGCTCCTCCAGCTGGCGCACGTGCTTGCCCACCATGGGGGGCGAGAGGTCCAGCGCGCTGGCGGCGGCGGCGAAGGAGCCGAGGTCGACGGCCTTGACGAAGACGGCCATGCTGGCGAGGCGATCCAAATTCGGAACTCCCGGTTTCGACAGTCGAGGTCTCCGGGCAATTTATCGCGGTTTCCCCCTGCGGCACACTCCATTCAGTCTCAGTATTTTGGAGTGTAGCTCATGGCGCGCATCATCCGCTTTCACGAAATCGGCGGCCCCGACGTTCTCCGCATCGAGGAGGTGGACGTTGCCGGCCCCGGCCCGGGCGAGGTGCAAATCGCCGTCAAGGCGCTGGGTCTCAACCGGGCGGAGGCGCTGATGCGCGCCGGCCGCTACATCGAACGGCCGGCCCTGCCATCCGGCCTCGGGCTGGAGGCGGCGGGCATCGTCGCGGAGGTCGGCGAGGGCGTGCGCGGCCTCGCGCGGGGCGACGCCGTCAGTGTGGTGCCGCCCATTTCCATGGCGCGATACCCCGCCTATGGCGAGGTCGCCACCTTTCCGGCCGCCCATGTCGTCCGGCATCCTGTCACCCTGGACTGGACGACGGCGGCGGCCGTCTGGATGGCCTATCTCACCGCCTATGGCGCGCTGGTCGACATCGCCCGGCTCGGCCCCGGCGAGGCGGCGGCCATCACTGCGGCCTCCAGCAGCGTGGGGCTGGCGGCGATCCAGATCGCCAACAGGGTGGGGGCGCGGCCGATCGCGATCACCCGGACAGCGGAGAAGGCAGAGGCCTTGATCGGGGCGGGCGCCGCCCATGTCGTCACCCTGGCCGAGGGCGGGCTGGACAGCCGCCTCGCCGAAGCGGCCGGGCCGGATGGGGTGCGCGTGGTGTTCGACGCGGTCGGCGGCCCGATCGTCGAGCCGCTGGCGGCGGCGATGGCGCCCGGCGGCCTCCTCATCGAATACGGCGGGCTGAGCCCGGAGCCGACGCCGTTCCCGCTGTTCACGGCGCTGAGCAAGACGCTGACGCTGCGCGGCTATCTGGTACACGAGATCATCGGCGACGCCGCCCGCCTCGAAGCGGCCAAGGCGTTCGTCCTCGACGGCCTCGCGGCTGGCGCGCTGAAGCCGCGGATCGACAAGGTGTTCGCCTTCGACGACATCGTCGAGGCGCACCGCTACCTGGAGGCCGGCGATCAGGTGGGCAAGATCGTGGTGAGGGTGTAGCGGCCGCTTCAGCCAGCCTCCACCACGTCCCCCGCCAAAATCCGATCCACGATCGTCGCCAGTTTCTCGTCGATGATGTGGAGGTATTCGGTCCAGTCGTGGAAGCCGGTGAGTTCGCTCTGGCCGTCGGAGATGCCGCGCAGGCCGAGGAGGGGGACGGCGAACTTCTGTGAGGCGCGCCAGAGGGCGAAGGTTTCCATGTCGACCATGTCGGCGTCGACAAGGTCGTAGGCGGCGCCGGAGACGACGTTGCCGCCGGTGGAAAGGCTGGCTTCCGGCACGCCGGGGATGCGCAGCGGCAGCGGCACGGTGGCCGGCAGGTCGAGCAGCGGCGTGGTGCCCTTGGCAAAGCCGAGGGGCGAGGCGTCGATGTCGCGATAGGCGATGGACGTCGCCTGGTAGACCTCGCAATGCCTGAGGCGGCGCGAGCCGGCCGAGCCGAGGCTGACCACCAGCGAGGGCAGGTCGCCGCGATGGGCGCGGGCGGCGAGCTCGGCGGTGAGGTTGACGGCCGCCTCCACCGGGCCGACGCCGATCATCACCGGCTTGATGCGCGTCCTGAGCGCCGGGCCGTATTCCTGCTCGGCGGCCATGGCAAAGAGTATCGACGGTCCACGCATTCCCATTCCCTCGAATCCCGACACGTGGCGGAACGGTAGCCGAATTCGGCGGCCGCCGCGAGGCGCTGTCGTCGCGGGGCAAGCGCAGCGAAGTGATGCGGGCGCCGGCGGCCGCTCCGCTCGCCTTGGTGGGCGTCGATGCCGGTCCGGGGAGGGCAATCCTGCAGAAAAAGCCAATGCCGGCGTGAAAACGACGGTCGCATTTCGGATGATATACTATTGATGCACTCGTTCTTTCTGGAACAGAGAGCATACTTGCCCGGTTATTTCATTGTCCGATGAGGGCCTGTCCCGAATCTCTACTGGCCTCCGCGCCTGGTTTCGATGGCGTGCGCTCCGGCGCGCGCCACCGTTGCCACACGCCTTGCCAGTGCGGTTCGAGCCGGGCTCCGAGATGTATTTCGTCGCGGGCGGTCCAGCCAAAGCGAGACATCATGCCAACCTTTACCCAGATCCAATTGGAAGCCATTGCCGGCGCACTCGGCGACACGTGCGGCGGCCTGACCGAAGGCGAGATTT encodes the following:
- a CDS encoding alanyl-tRNA editing protein produces the protein MLQPLYQTRSDLLDLEAAVIDARPGMVLLGDTIAFPGGGGQLPDRARLRWGGGEAAVTGVTADARGWWHAFEGEAEVAGPVRLSVDAGFRHLMAELHTLAHIANSIVYRAFDGALLTGAQLSADATFRLDFDLPASDVERLRALSGPINEVIRADLPIRAFQMPWDDANAVPGLFRSRAVSPPRQAGGNVRIVEIGDIDRQGCGGTHLTSTGEARPVRILKVDNKGRQNRRIRVGFEG
- a CDS encoding NAD(P)H-binding protein — translated: MTILVIGGTGRVGSHVVEALASGGHAVRATSRRPSAFPPGVESATVDLTDASALRSALDGVEAVFTYATPGTARLLVDQMEAAGVRRLVLLSSADAASGDMTDFNCRRHREVEIAIEQSRLDWTFLRPVAFASNALFWKEQIRATGVVRSPFPHASQSLIDPRDIARVAAVALTSGKLKQRQQKWVPVLRPELREDKEMEHVGEPEFAGRALIGEAPILTGPESLTQLRQVDILGAALGRPIAFEAITPEAMRTMLAGFLAPEYIDLKLTALADAERHPDPVTDAVRAITGQPPASFAEWAKRNASAFL
- a CDS encoding LysR family transcriptional regulator, translating into MDRLASMAVFVKAVDLGSFAAAASALDLSPPMVGKHVRQLEERLGARLLNRTTRRQSLTDPGRAYYERCRVVLAEAEAADALAADHASEPRGRLRVTMPTHFGRYCVLPILTEFQRRHPALELELSLGDRFADLAEDGYDLAIRTGDLGDLSGVVGRRLAHQRMLVCAAPAYLKAHGEPSGIDDLGGHRAILYRRAGFRLQPWLFPREGEPPLEILPQSRLKLDDLAAIADAATAGMGLAWLPSWLIADRIHEGALVPLLSHQPPHLYPTYALWLKTPHLPLKTRLAIDALAAGLPGMMG
- a CDS encoding zinc-dependent alcohol dehydrogenase family protein; the encoded protein is MARIIRFHEIGGPDVLRIEEVDVAGPGPGEVQIAVKALGLNRAEALMRAGRYIERPALPSGLGLEAAGIVAEVGEGVRGLARGDAVSVVPPISMARYPAYGEVATFPAAHVVRHPVTLDWTTAAAVWMAYLTAYGALVDIARLGPGEAAAITAASSSVGLAAIQIANRVGARPIAITRTAEKAEALIGAGAAHVVTLAEGGLDSRLAEAAGPDGVRVVFDAVGGPIVEPLAAAMAPGGLLIEYGGLSPEPTPFPLFTALSKTLTLRGYLVHEIIGDAARLEAAKAFVLDGLAAGALKPRIDKVFAFDDIVEAHRYLEAGDQVGKIVVRV
- a CDS encoding 5'-methylthioadenosine/S-adenosylhomocysteine nucleosidase (Enables the cleavage of the glycosidic bond in both 5'-methylthioadenosine and S-adenosylhomocysteine) yields the protein MGMRGPSILFAMAAEQEYGPALRTRIKPVMIGVGPVEAAVNLTAELAARAHRGDLPSLVVSLGSAGSRRLRHCEVYQATSIAYRDIDASPLGFAKGTTPLLDLPATVPLPLRIPGVPEASLSTGGNVVSGAAYDLVDADMVDMETFALWRASQKFAVPLLGLRGISDGQSELTGFHDWTEYLHIIDEKLATIVDRILAGDVVEAG